GATTTTGAAGTCTTGTTCATGCCAAAACTTCAAAAAGGCCAAAACGGTCTTGTCTTTTCACATTCTAATTCCCAGATAGTAGTTTTGAAAAAGGGAAAGAAGTATTTTCTATTAAAAATCTCTGGGTCTTCAACTATAAACAATGTGTACTTTAGGTTTTGTACTAAAGTAAAAGATGGTCTTTTGTATATAGGATTTTTCAACTCATTTGCAATTGACGATGATATAACATGCTTTTACTATCAAAATTTGTTGACATCTGTACCTGTTAAAGAAGGTTCAAAAATTAATATAAACATTGAGATTTTCGAGAGAAATTCACTATATGAGTGTATTTTAAAATCAAATAATATTGTAAAGCATTGTGATATAAAATATGAAGTTCTCCAAAAACCATCTAAAAATTTATTTAAAGCAATAGATATCGCCAAATACTCAGGAAATGACATTGCTAAAAAGTATAAAATGTCTGCTATAATACCGAGTAGAATATATAAGCTATTTTTTCTATATTTCCCCAAAAACCTAACTAATTTTTACTCTGTCTATACATCTACACTACAGACATCAAGTATGTATTATTTAAACCTTTTAAAAAGTTATAAGGTAGCAGCTAAGGACTTAGCTTATCTCAAAAAACAGATAGAAGAACTCATTTTAAACCAGAATGTTTACTATAACTTTTACCGTAAAAATATTATGTTAACTGGATTGAGGACATATTATCAACTGCCTTATATTTTATTTTTGTATTTTCAGCTTTGCCTTTTGGGAGGAGAAGAGCCAGCTACACATTTGCAAAGAATAATAGAAGAAATTGAATACAATATCGTAAGACCATATAAATTTTTTTCCGATCGAACTTTAATCAATATTGAGAATTTTGAAACACGATTTGACAATCTTCTCTTTGCTCAAGAGACAATGACAATTTATATCTGTTACGAACTTTATAAAATACTTTTTAAATACTGCGAACGCTTAGATTGTCAAAGAATAGCTGAGGATTTAAAAAGTTTGCTGATTTTGAACTATAATTTTAATGAGGGATACTTTTATATGAATAACTATTCATATAAAAAGGAAGAGACAATTAAACTAATTGAAAGGGTAGATAAGAAATGAAATTAGTTATTTTTGATGGGAATAGTATTCTTTATAGAGCCTTTTTTGCCTTACCAGAGTTGACAACATCCAATAATATCCCTACAAACGCTATATATGGCTTTTTAAATGTACTCTTAAAATACTTAGATTCAGAAAAACCAGATTATGTAGCAGTAGCGTTTGACAAAAAAGGCAGAGCTGCTCGGAAAAGTGAATATGAAGAGTACAAAGCCAATCGAAAGCCAATGCCAGATTCTCTACAAATACAGATACCTTATGTGAGAGAAATAATTAGCGCTCTTAACATTCCTGTATTGGAATACGAAGGATATGAAGCTGATGACGTTATAGGCACACTTGTAAATAGACTCAAAGACCAGAATTTAGATATTGTGATAATAACTGGAGACAGAGATACCCTTCAGCTACTTGATAAAAATGTAATTGTCAAGATAGTCACAACAAGGTTTGACAAGACAACTGAAGATTTGTATACTGTTGAAAATGTAAAAGAAAAATATGGTGTCTTTGCGCATCAAGTTGTTGACTACAAAGCTTTAGTGGGCGATGCATCAGACAACATACCTGGTGTTAAAGGGATTGGAGACAAAACGGCTATAAAGCTTTTAGAAGAATACCAGACCTTAGAGAATATATACCAAAATCTAAAAAACATTAAAGACTCTCTAAGAGAAAAGTTAGAAGCAGGTAAAGATATGGCGTTTTTGTCAAAAAGGTTGGCAACTATTATATGCGATTTACCAATTGAAGTAACTCTTGAAGAGTTAAAAACAAGAGAATGGGATAAGAAAAAACTATATCAAATTTTACTTCAGCTTGAGTTTAAAAGTTTCATAAAAAGACTTGGCTTTTCAGAGGAGATTGAGGAGATAAAACAAGCCGTTCAGCTTCCAAAATTTAATATGAAAAAACTATGTGATATCTCTGAGATAAAGGGCAAAGAAATTTATTTGTTATACTCAGGTGATGAAGGACTTTTTTACATCTATGATCAACTAAGTTCCGCTGTCTTTACAACAGCTGACAAAGGAATTGTTGAAAAGCTACTAAAAGACCAAGGTATTCAAAAGGTTGTGTATGATTTAAAAAATATACTCCATAAAGTGGATTTTGATGATGCTTGCCAGCTAAAAAATTGTAATGATGTCATGTTAGCTTCATATGTTTTAGACAGTACACGTAGTTCATACGACTTAGAAACATTATTTATTTCTTATCTCAACACTGATATAGCTATAATAAAAGAGAATAGATGGGCTGGTGCTACAATTTTATTAAGAAATCTTTGGGACGAGCTTTCAAAGCTCATTGATTTGAACTCATGCCAATACGTTTATGAAAATATAGAAATTCCTCTTGTTCCTATTTTATATGAGATGGAAAAAATCGGTTTTAAGGTTGACAAAAACACCTTGCAGGAGTATACAAAAGAGATTGAGAGCAAGCTTTTAAAGTTAGAAACACAGATTTATCAAATAGCAGGTGAGTGGTTTAACATAAACTCACCAAAACAACTCTCATATGTGTTGTTCGAAAAACTAAAACTTCCAGTTGTAAAAAAGACTAAAACAGGATATTCAACAGATGCCGAGGTGTTAGAAGAGCTTTATGACAAGCATGAGATAATACCACTTATCTTAGATTATAGAATGTACACAAAGATATTGACAACTTACTGCCAAGGCCTTATGCAATCAATCAATCCTGCAACTGGAAGAGTACATTCAAATTTTATTCAAACAGGTACAGCAACCGGAAGACTCGCAAGTGCGGAGCCTAATTTACAAAATATCCCTGTAAAATATGATGAGGGAAGGCTAATAAGAAAAGCATTTGTTCCAGAGGAAGGCTATGTCCTGATAGATGCTGACTATTCTCAGATTGAGCTTAGGATACTTGCTCATATTTCTGAGGATGAAAGACTAATAAATGCTTTTAAGAATAATCTTGACATTCATTCACAGACAGCAGCAGAGATTTTTGGTGTAGATGTAAGCCAAGTTACCCCAACTATGCGAAGCCAAGCAAAAGCTGTTAACTTTGGAATTATATATGGAATTTCAGACTACGGACTTTCACGGGATATAAAGATATCAAGAAAAGAAGCAGCTGAGTTTATTAATCGCTATTTTGAAAAGTATCCGAAAGTAAAAGAATATCTGGACAATGTTGTCAAGTTTGCTCGTGAAAATGGGTTTGTATTGACACTTTTTAACAGAAAAAGATATATCAAGGACATAAAGTCTACTAATAAAAACCTTAGAAGCTACGCAGAAAGAATAGCAATGAATTCACCTATCCAGGGCAGTGCAGCAGACATCATGAAGATAGCAATG
This Caldicellulosiruptor changbaiensis DNA region includes the following protein-coding sequences:
- the polA gene encoding DNA polymerase I; the encoded protein is MKLVIFDGNSILYRAFFALPELTTSNNIPTNAIYGFLNVLLKYLDSEKPDYVAVAFDKKGRAARKSEYEEYKANRKPMPDSLQIQIPYVREIISALNIPVLEYEGYEADDVIGTLVNRLKDQNLDIVIITGDRDTLQLLDKNVIVKIVTTRFDKTTEDLYTVENVKEKYGVFAHQVVDYKALVGDASDNIPGVKGIGDKTAIKLLEEYQTLENIYQNLKNIKDSLREKLEAGKDMAFLSKRLATIICDLPIEVTLEELKTREWDKKKLYQILLQLEFKSFIKRLGFSEEIEEIKQAVQLPKFNMKKLCDISEIKGKEIYLLYSGDEGLFYIYDQLSSAVFTTADKGIVEKLLKDQGIQKVVYDLKNILHKVDFDDACQLKNCNDVMLASYVLDSTRSSYDLETLFISYLNTDIAIIKENRWAGATILLRNLWDELSKLIDLNSCQYVYENIEIPLVPILYEMEKIGFKVDKNTLQEYTKEIESKLLKLETQIYQIAGEWFNINSPKQLSYVLFEKLKLPVVKKTKTGYSTDAEVLEELYDKHEIIPLILDYRMYTKILTTYCQGLMQSINPATGRVHSNFIQTGTATGRLASAEPNLQNIPVKYDEGRLIRKAFVPEEGYVLIDADYSQIELRILAHISEDERLINAFKNNLDIHSQTAAEIFGVDVSQVTPTMRSQAKAVNFGIIYGISDYGLSRDIKISRKEAAEFINRYFEKYPKVKEYLDNVVKFARENGFVLTLFNRKRYIKDIKSTNKNLRSYAERIAMNSPIQGSAADIMKIAMIRVYRRLKENNLKSRIILQVHDELLIESPYEEKEIVKEVVKTEMENAVSLKVPLVVEVKEGSNWYETK